In Brevibacterium zhoupengii, the following are encoded in one genomic region:
- a CDS encoding uracil-xanthine permease family protein: MSMFSWTLHGDGKTVAPGEFVKPSERLTWGRTIGLGAQHVVAMFGATFVFPVIMGLNPQLAVMMSGFGTIIFLLIVKGKVPSYVGTSAAFVGGVTAVTAQGGTPAEVTGAIMVSGVILALVGVFIHYIGASALTKVLPPVVTGGVVMLIGFNLAPVVANTYWPQDQWVAVIVMVFIVFLSVWARGFLGRIAVFLGLILGYGISWLFDKIFGQITSFSAAAGEVTTHFRVDFSAIESAAWIGFPPMTDTAAGVVGVHLPVFNAAAIVVMLPGIIALVAENAGHVKAVEEMTGDKLDKYMGRAVLGDGVATVVATSVGGSPTTTYAENIGVMAATRVYSTAAYWVAALVAICFGFSPKFGALISSVPGGVLGGITVVLYGMIGMLGAKIWIENRVNFANPLNIVPVAAGLIIAIGDVSLKFTDDFILSGIALGTISMLLMYHVARWLAPKELLDDPADGAGLNIGSEGQRARVTADLEQDRKLRRTKDE, translated from the coding sequence ATGTCGATGTTTTCATGGACGTTGCACGGGGATGGCAAGACTGTCGCCCCAGGTGAGTTCGTCAAACCCAGCGAACGTCTGACCTGGGGCCGAACGATCGGCCTTGGTGCTCAGCACGTGGTAGCCATGTTCGGGGCAACCTTCGTGTTCCCCGTTATCATGGGGCTCAACCCGCAGCTGGCGGTCATGATGTCGGGATTCGGTACCATCATCTTCCTCCTCATCGTCAAGGGCAAGGTACCCAGCTACGTCGGCACCTCCGCCGCATTCGTCGGCGGCGTCACCGCTGTCACCGCCCAAGGCGGCACCCCCGCCGAGGTGACCGGTGCGATCATGGTCTCGGGCGTCATTCTCGCTCTCGTCGGTGTGTTCATCCACTACATCGGGGCGTCCGCGCTGACCAAAGTCCTCCCGCCCGTCGTCACTGGCGGAGTGGTCATGCTCATCGGCTTCAACCTGGCCCCGGTCGTTGCAAACACCTACTGGCCCCAGGACCAGTGGGTTGCGGTCATCGTCATGGTCTTCATCGTCTTCCTCTCCGTCTGGGCAAGAGGGTTCCTCGGTCGCATCGCAGTGTTCCTCGGTCTCATCCTCGGCTACGGAATCTCCTGGCTGTTCGACAAGATTTTCGGTCAGATCACCTCATTCAGTGCCGCGGCCGGAGAAGTGACCACACACTTCCGCGTGGACTTCTCCGCCATCGAGTCAGCCGCGTGGATCGGGTTCCCGCCCATGACGGACACTGCTGCAGGTGTCGTCGGAGTTCACCTTCCAGTCTTCAATGCGGCGGCGATCGTCGTCATGCTGCCCGGCATTATCGCCCTCGTCGCCGAGAACGCCGGACACGTCAAGGCAGTCGAAGAGATGACCGGTGACAAGCTCGACAAATACATGGGGCGGGCGGTCCTCGGTGACGGCGTCGCCACTGTCGTCGCCACCTCGGTCGGAGGTTCACCGACGACAACCTATGCAGAGAACATCGGGGTGATGGCGGCCACGCGCGTCTACTCCACCGCGGCCTACTGGGTTGCTGCACTTGTTGCGATCTGCTTCGGCTTCTCACCGAAGTTCGGTGCACTCATATCATCGGTCCCGGGCGGAGTCCTCGGTGGCATCACGGTCGTCCTCTACGGAATGATCGGCATGCTGGGTGCGAAGATCTGGATTGAGAACCGGGTCAACTTCGCCAACCCGCTCAACATCGTCCCGGTCGCAGCAGGACTGATCATCGCCATCGGTGACGTCAGCCTGAAGTTCACTGACGACTTCATCCTCTCCGGAATCGCGCTGGGGACGATATCGATGCTGCTCATGTACCATGTTGCGCGCTGGCTGGCGCCGAAAGAGCTGCTGGATGATCCAGCCGATGGCGCTGGACTCAACATTGGAAGCGAAGGGCAGAGAGCCCGGGTCACCGCAGACCTCGAACAGGATCGCAAGCTCCGCAGAACGAAAGATGAGTGA
- a CDS encoding FAD binding domain-containing protein encodes MKPSPLRIHRPKTIENTLELLAAHASDGKIIAGGQSLVPVLNMRLAAPENLIDITAVDGLDGLTIEGQEITVGALVSHRRLERDPGVASANPLLGEALRHVAHPSIRNRGTTVGSIAHADPNGEMPMILALTGGHVRVRSLRGARTLTADELNVGPLETSLEPDELITEAIFPALQPGQRAGFDELARRSGDYGLAGVGLIMSTDNADAVASVDASRPPVSGTAGKIAAITGLKAGFVSVTDTPDIIELDQFVSGTPVDRVDTIVDAVASAIKDFIDPEGDIHATADYRRHLTGVIAGRLLKRLSRQNSTRGASALSGGQ; translated from the coding sequence ATGAAGCCTTCTCCCCTGAGGATTCACCGTCCGAAGACTATTGAGAACACCCTGGAACTGCTCGCGGCGCATGCATCGGATGGAAAGATCATCGCCGGGGGACAGAGCCTGGTCCCAGTCCTCAATATGCGACTGGCAGCTCCAGAGAACCTCATCGACATCACAGCTGTCGACGGACTCGACGGGCTTACGATCGAAGGACAGGAGATCACGGTCGGTGCGCTCGTGAGCCACCGACGGCTCGAGCGCGACCCGGGCGTCGCCTCGGCGAATCCGCTCCTGGGTGAGGCACTGCGACATGTGGCTCACCCGTCGATCCGGAATCGAGGCACCACGGTCGGCTCCATCGCTCACGCCGACCCCAACGGTGAGATGCCGATGATTCTGGCACTGACCGGTGGTCACGTGCGGGTCAGGAGTCTGAGAGGCGCACGCACACTCACAGCAGACGAACTCAACGTCGGTCCGCTGGAGACCAGCTTGGAACCCGATGAGCTCATCACCGAGGCGATCTTCCCAGCTCTCCAGCCAGGACAGAGGGCCGGGTTCGACGAACTGGCACGCCGCAGCGGCGACTACGGACTGGCCGGAGTCGGACTGATCATGTCCACAGACAACGCCGACGCTGTTGCCTCTGTTGACGCTTCCCGACCGCCTGTCTCCGGAACTGCGGGCAAGATTGCCGCGATCACTGGATTGAAGGCAGGATTCGTGTCAGTCACGGACACCCCGGACATCATCGAACTCGATCAATTCGTCTCCGGCACCCCAGTGGATCGCGTGGACACGATCGTCGACGCCGTCGCCTCGGCGATCAAGGATTTCATTGATCCGGAAGGGGACATCCACGCCACCGCCGACTATCGCCGACATCTCACAGGAGTCATCGCCGGACGCCTGCTCAAGCGATTGAGCAGACAGAACAGCACTCGTGGTGCATCAGCCCTCAGCGGTGGACAGTGA